In one Fusarium falciforme chromosome 5, complete sequence genomic region, the following are encoded:
- a CDS encoding MARVEL domain-containing protein → MRYNLVKMILRGFELLITLLLTAVTGNVIASNIDAAGTATAAVNFVMFVAAVCWIVSIIGLGSFFASVLDKPVAQLVLDGSVVLFTFIAAIVLAAKLRVVDCGDINPKALPGDWIAWGSGSDEKRCRELQASTVFMWFLFGSFCGSLFLTVRDVRNTYGSIRGSRPSMSQIGV, encoded by the coding sequence ATGCGGTACAACCTCGTCAAGATGATCCTTCGCGGATTCGAGCTACTTATAACACTCCTCCTGACAGCTGTGACCGGCAACGTAATCGCATCCAACATCGATGCCGCTGGCACAGCGaccgccgccgtcaacttTGTCATGTTCGTCGCTGCTGTCTGTTGGATTGTCTCTATTATTGGACTCGGCTCATTCTTTGCTTCGGTCCTCGATAAGCCTGTCGCACAACTGGTCCTTGACGGCAGTGTCGTTCTCTTCACGTTTATTGCCGCCATTGTTCTTGCAGCAAAACTGCGTGTTGTGGACTGCGGAGACATCAACCCCAAGGCTTTGCCAGGCGACTGGATCGCGTGGGGTTCTGGCAGCGACGAGAAGCGTTGTCGTGAGCTCCAGGCCAGCACCGTCTTCATGTGGTTCCTCTTCGGATCCTTCTGTGGCAGCCTGTTCCTCACCGTTAGGGACGTTCGCAACACCTATGGCTCCATCCGtggctcaaggccaagcatgTCCCAGATCGGTGTCTAA
- a CDS encoding EIF2B-5 domain-containing protein codes for MDGEVALPERKSRKSVAFTDEQVVVDADGSVTMVNATDETKDTAQSHTPPAEELPPAEDGGLDLSLLKKKKKKKVKAEDDAAPAAEDDAVPAEDGGLDLTLKKKKKKKSSKVEKDKFTEQLEALEKEDDEPTEEVEEGDMNEGTGIWAHDETKSIGYSMLLQRFFSQLAQKNPDHALSGTKSYKIPPPQCMREGNRKTVFANIADICKRMKRTEEHVTAYLFAELGTSGSVDGSRRLVIKGRFQQKQIENVVRKYIIEYVTCKTCKSPDTELNKGENRLYFITCNNCGSRRSVTAIKTGFSAQVGKRRKMQG; via the exons ATGGATGGCGAGGTG GCTCTTCCCGAACGCAAATCCCGCAAATCAGTCGCCTTTACCGACGAACAAGTCGTAGTCGACGCTGACGGCTCAGTGACCATGGTCAACGCTACCGACGAAACGAAGGACACGGCCCAGTCCCACACGCCTC CCGCCGAGGAGCTCCCCCCGGCCGAGGACGGTGGCCTCGACCTCTCcctgctcaagaagaagaagaagaagaaggtcaaggccgaggacgacgccgcccccgccgccgaggatgaTGCCGTCCCCGCCGAGGATGGCGGTCTCGACCTgaccctcaagaagaagaagaagaagaagagctccaaggtcgagaaggacaagttcaccgagcagctcgaggctctcgagaaggaggacgacgagcccaccgaggaggtggaggagggtgacATGAACGAGGGCACCGGCATCTGGGCCCACGACGAGACCAAGTCGATTGGCTACAGCATGCTGCTCCAGCGCTTCTTCAGCCAGCTCGCCCAGAAGAACCCCGACCACGCCCTCAGCGGTACCAAGAGCTACAAGATCCCCCCTCCCCAGTGCATGCGCGAAGGCAACCGAAAAACCGTCTTTGCCAACATTGCCGATATCTGCAAGCGCATGAAGCGAACCGAGGAGCACGTCACCGCCTACCTGTTTGCTGAGTTGGGTACCAGCGGTTCCGTCGACGGTAGCCGAAGACTGGTTATCAAGGGTCGTTTCCAACAGAAGCAGATTGAGAACGTTGTCCGAAAATACATCA TCGAATACGTCACTTGCAAGACCTGCAAGTCCCCCGACACAGAGCTCAACAAGGGAGAGAACCGTCTGTACTTCATCACCTGCAACAACTGCGGTTCCCGACGAAGTGTCACTGCCATCAAGACTGGTTTCTCCGCCCAGGTCGGCAAGCGAAGAAAGATGCAGGGTTAA
- a CDS encoding Acyl-transf-3 domain-containing protein, with translation MNGHSPTHYRSPSEEEKMGLLDDRSISDVDSDSGRNDLEHRFLLTKWAGPILAPVDYLRSTPWRVFLVRLAWFFVPSFLQGRHAREQIRPAKLAPTAYLDGMRGVAALVVLFCHFFYQAFVIAKGWGCNDSHYYILKLPILRLWFQGPPAVCLFFVISGYALSYRPLKLIRSRSSQDFSTAMSSLVFRRGIRLYLPTAISTLMIVALIRSGAYEGTRAFALDRTYMRNVIEPHPTRLKTNYAQLADWAKDMFKFVHVFGWKTHGGSTNYDQHLWTIPVEFRCSLYLFLTLLGTARLRTQYRFLTVGGIMLFTYRNSQWEFLMFLCGMVLAEMDHIRGAHVSAPALPIEEKTQPPRRRTLQGILWALLSILGLYFMSQPDQGGDTTPGWIYLTSLIPKWWTAEKYRYWQCTGAVIFVLSVSRSANWQRVFNSAFVQYLGKISYALYLMHGPVIHAVGYRFEMWAYGLTGIEGNWFTAGFVLSSFFVIPTVFWWADIFWRAVDIPTVKFAKWWESKLIVKAE, from the exons ATGAACGGCCACTCTCCTACACACTACAGGTCGCCctcggaggaagagaagatggGCTTGCTCGACGACAGATCCATCTCTGATGTTGATAGCGACAGCGGACGGAATGACCTAGAACACAGATTCCTCCTCACAAAATGGGCCGGTCCCATCCTCGCTCCTGTCGACTACCTCCGATCAACACCCTGGAGGGTCTTCCTCGTCCGCCTCGCCTGGTTCTTCGTCCCCAGCTTCCTCCAGGGCCGCCATGCTCGTGAGCAGATCCGACCCGCCAAGCTCGCCCCTACGGCATATCTTGATGGCATGCGAGGCGTTGCTGCCCTTGTCGTCTTGTTCTGCCACTTCTTCTACCAAGCCTTTGTCATTGCCAAGGGCTGGGGCTGCAACGACTCTCACTATTATATCCTCAAGCTTCCCATCCTACGACTATGGTTTCAAGGACCACCCGCTGTCTGTCTTTTCTTTGTCATCTCGGGCTATGCCCTCTCCTATCGACCCCTGAAGCTCATCCGGAGCCGAAGCAGCCAGGACTTCTCCACTGCTATGAGCTCTCTGGTGTTTCGACGAGGCATCCGTCTCTATCTACCTACTGCAATCTCTACTTTGATGATCGTTGCTCTTATCCGTTCAGGAGCGTATGAAGGGACTCGGGCATTTGCTTTGGACCGCACTTACATGAGAAACGTCATCGAGCCTCACCCCACCAGGCTCAAGACAAACTATGCTCAATTGGCGGATTGGGCAAAGGACATGTTTAAATTCGTCCATGTCTTTGGCTGGAAGACTCATGGTGGAAGTACCA ACTATGACCAACACCTTTGGACAATTCCCGTCGAATTCCGTTGCTCCCTGTATCTGTTCCTCACCCTCCTAGGCACTGCACGACTTCGGACCCAGTATCGATTCCTCACCGTTGGCGGTATCATGCTCTTCACCTACCGGAACTCTCAGTGGGAGTTTCTCATGTTCCTTTGCGGCATGGTCCTTGCCGAGATGGATCATATTAGAGGTGCCCACGTCTCGGCCCCCGCCCTACCCATCGAGGAAAAGACTCAACCCCCTCGCCGCCGGACACTCCAGGGCATTTTATGGGCTCTCCTTAGCATCCTGGGCCTTTACTTCATGAGCCAACCTGACCAGGGAGGCGATACCACCCCAGGATGGATCTACCTCACGTCGTTAATTCCTAAGTGGTGGACGGCCGAGAAGTATCGATACTGGCAGTGTACGGGCGCTGTCATATTCGTACTTTCTGTGAGCCGCTCGGCTAACTGGCAGCGAGTTTTCAACTCGGCTTTCGTCCAATACCTGGGCAAGATCTCTTACGCCCTTTATCTAATGCATGGACCTGTCATCCATGCTGTCGGATATCGGTTTGAGATGTGGGCTTATGGCCTGACAGGCATTGAGGGCAACTGGTTCACAGCTGGCTTTGTCCTGAGCTCGTTCTTTGTCATCCCAACCGTTTTCTGGTGGGCCGACATCTTTTGGCGAGCCGTCGACATTCCCACGGTCAAGTTTGCCAAGTGGTGGGAAAGCAAGCTTATTGTCAAGGCCGAGTAG
- a CDS encoding TYR-PHOSPHATASE-2 domain-containing protein, with protein sequence MTLSRADLEALAATHVRDAIPSEPLAAALSSPPFIPTRSLVNVRDLGAVPGSAIRPGRIFRSGMLDAAAADPEALAWLAANVSTVFDLRSERERAGYPSPEVPGVKFIFYERDGSYPGSPDPAVFAVDDGSTAWREQLLAVARAYKPTIRAVLEHVRDKPQEPFLFHCTAGRDRTGVVAGLLQTLAGTEQPDVVFDYMLSRIGTEQARDRLVVFIKTALGVDDPETPGFWNMASLRPTFWKAFVEGVDAEFGGWDGYVTKALGFSADDLETIKKNLRE encoded by the exons ATGACCCTCTCGCGCGCAGACCTCGAAGCCCTCGCGGCAACCCACGTCCGCGACGCCATCCCCTCGGAGCCCCTCGCCGCCGCGCTATCATCCCCGCCCTTCATCCCGACCCGCTCCCTCGTCAACGTCCGCGACCTCGGCGCCGTGCCGGGAAGCGCCATCCGCCCCGGCCGCATTTTCCGCTCGGGGATGCtcgacgccgccgccgccgacccAGAGGCACTCGCCTGGTTGGCCGCCAACGTCAGTACCGTCTTTGACTTGCGCAGTGAGCGCGAGCGCGCTGGATACCCGAGCCCTGAAGTTCCTGGTGTCAAGTTTATCTTTTATGAGCGTGATGGCTCATATCCTGGATCGCCTGACCCTGCTGTTTTcgctgttgatgatgggagcACTGCTTGGAGAGAGCAGTTGCTGGCTGTTGCGAGGGCGTACAAGCCAACCATCCGCGCTGTCCTAGAGCACGTGAGAGATAAGCCCCAGGAGCCTTTTCTCTTCCACTGCACAG CTGGCCGAGATCGCACAGGTGTAGTCGCCGGTCTCCTCCAGACCCTCGCCGGCACGGAGCAGCCCGACGTGGTTTTTGACTACATGCTCTCCCGGATCGGCACGGAACAAGCTCGTGACCggctcgtcgtcttcatcaagACAGCCCTCGGCGTAGACGACCCCGAGACGCCCGGGTTCTGGAACATGGCGAGCCTGCGGCCGACCTTCTGGAAAGCCTTTGTCGAGGGGGTTGATGCCGAGTTTGGTGGGTGGGATGGCTACGTCACCAAGGCCTTGGGGTTCTCGGCTGATGATTTGGAGACGATCAAGAAGAACCTGAGGGAGTGA
- a CDS encoding DUF1279 domain-containing protein: MLRQPLRGVRAPLRTFDQAAWKGAWRKFFTSQTGDKASRQLWRLKTASWESMLARLRSTRFGTGSTTTPGMMQGLLRRGFRFTARRKGAKGPVASDAEKPMTLTARLKKLTKDYGWATVGVYLGLSVLDFPFCFLFVRIVGAETIGKVEHYVVSSVKAMIPDSVRETWHEYWQSFKKAEVQALGDDDISDKMEMATWSVEKAQERNRAADASLATQLALAYAIHKSFIVFRVPLTAAVTPKVVKVLRSWGWKIGKKSG, encoded by the exons ATGTTGCGACAACCTCTCCGCGGCGTGCGCGCGCCGCTTCGAACCTTTGACCAGGCAGCCTGGAAGGGCGCCTGGAGGAAGTTCTTCACCTCGCAGACGGGAGACAAGGCCTCCCGTCAGCTCTGGCGGTTAAAGACGGCTTCGTGGGAGAGCATGCTGGCGCGGCTGCGAAGCACCCGGTTCGGAACTGGCTCAACGACAACGCCAGGCATGATGCAAGGCCTTCTGAGGCGCGGGTTCCGGTTCACGGCGCGCCGCAAGGGAGCCAAGGGCCCAGTCGCCAGCGACGCCGAGAAGCCCATGACGCTGACCGCCcggctcaagaagctcaccaaGGACTACGGCTGGGCAACGGTTGGCGTCTACCTGGGGCTGAGCGTTTTGGATTTCCCCTTTTGCTTCCTGTTCGTTAGGATCGTGGGGGCAGAGACGATCG GCAAGGTCGAGCATTACGTCGTGTCGTCggtcaaggccatgattCCCGACTCAGTTCGGGAGACATGGCACGAGTACTGGCAGTCgttcaagaaggccgaggtgcAGGCGCTTGGCGATGACGATATTAGcgacaagatggagatggctaCCTGGAGCGTCGAGAAGGCCCAGGAGCGGAATCGCGCCGCCGATGCTA GCCTAGCGACTCAGCTGGCGCTGGCCTACGCCATCCACAAGAGTTTTATCGTCTTCCGGGTGCCGCTGACGGCAGCCGTCACGCCCAAGGTCGTCAAGGTGCTTCGGTCATGGGGCTGGAAGATAGGAAAGAAGAGCGGTTAG